Genomic window (Atribacteraceae bacterium):
GGACGTTCATCATCGAAAGGACGATGACATTCTCATGGTCGATTATCGCCAAGCTGCCGCAATCGGCCGTCGGAATATCGATTTCGTAATTCCGGAAATAGAGGAAAGGGTCACACAGGGCGAAAACAACCTCGCTGCTGTCCGCGCTCTGCAGCCATAAAAAACCCTCCTCTTCGAGGAGGATAAACCGCTTGTATTCTTCAAAGCCGGGAAGACCCCAAGGGAAGAGAATGAGCTTTTCCGGTTCGACCTCCATCGGTCCGAAATAGAGTGTTTCGATCAGCAACGTATGTTCCTCACCTTAAAAAGTTGAGAAGCGTCGGCTGAATCGCCCGGGCCGCTGCAGCCAAAGCCATCTGGTAGACGTTTTCATGTTCCTTCAAACGCATCGCCACCGCCGCCACATCGATGTCTTCATTGTGAGACAACAATCGCTTGAAATTGACCGAGAAATCATCAAACCGGGTCAGATGGGTTTCCATTCGCAAGGTCCTCGCGCCGGCCTGGGAACGGGCCTTGATCAGGGTGTCGAGGGTCTCTCTCAAGCGCCCCAGGGCGCTGGAGGAAATCTTTGCGAAATCGTTGGTCCGCAAATAATGCTCCATATCCCGCAAAATCTTCAAAGCCCCCTCCGCCTCACGGGCCTCCAGGATGACCGGAGAGGAGTTACCAGGGACCACAAAACCATTAGAATTGAGCATCCCCCACGTCGTGAGCAGACCTCCCGCCCCGTCCGCAAGGACCAAGGCACTGCCGTCGTTGGTATAAAGTTCGATTCCGTTACCCGCGGTATTCCACCCGGCAAAGACCCTACCGGATAAATCGGGGTCGGCAGCCAATTTATTGACGAGGTCCGCCAGTAAGGTATTGACGTCTGGGCTGGCGTCCAGAATCAGCGTTTTTCCATTGACGATGATCTCTTCCCCGCCGGAGGGGAAAACGCTGATTTCCCCCGACCCGATCCGGCTATAGCCGACAATTCCCCAGTCCTGGAGGGGAGTTCCCGTAATTTCTTTGAATTCCAGCACATCTTCTGTCCGGGAACGCAACAGAATCCGCTGGCCATCGGTGGCCGCATAGATTTCGTGGCGTAGTTGCATGTCCGCGTTGAACTCCATATTGAGACGGTTGACCAGGCTCTGAATCTTGGTGAGGGATCCACCGGTGTTGTCGATGATGACCTCCCGGCCATTGACGGTAAAAGCCAATTCTTCATTCCGGATGACTGGCCTTTCGCTTCCCCCTGCTTCGAAGCCGCGGAACAGAATCTCGTCCCCCGGGAATCCAACGGCCATGGTAGTTCCCGATTCCACCTCGTGGGTAATCCGTCCGGCATTGCCATGATAACTTATCTTAGCCGTTGTTTCCCGGTACCCAGAATACAGGGTACCCAATCCGGAAACCATCGGATGGTCGACGATCGGGGTTCCCGTATAGCGGTCGGATTTCCGGAAGAGGCCGGGTCCGGCCTCAGTCAGAGCGAAAACCTCCCTAAATCGGGCCAACTGGATTTGATAGGTATCCTGTGTATTGTCCGAGCGGGTCACGGTCACCGTACCGTTCTGGCCAATCTCGATTGTCTTGTAATCCCGGGGGAGGACCAGAGCGCCAGTACCCACCGTTCCATCTTGGGTGACCAGAAGGGGGATCCCATCCCGGTTGACGATCCGTCCCACGGTTTGGGCCAGTTCATTTTCATACCACTGGATTTCGAAGGACCCATCCCGGGTATAGAAGATTTCCTGGTAACCTGCGTCATTGAATTTGACCAGTTGAAAATACCCTCCGCCCTGGATGGCCATATGGAGGGCCTGACCGGTCCTGATCCGCCGGTCTTCGGGAGTTCCGGAAGGCAGAGAAAACGGCCGGGATAAGGTCTGGGTCCCGGAGAAGAGATATTTACCAGCAAAAGAGATATTCCCATTGCCGACCATCTCTTCCAGGTACCGCTCTACCTGGGAGGCGAGAATGTCCCGGTCTGAGGAGGTTAGCGTCCCGTTGGCCGCCTGAAGGGCTATGGTATTGACCGTCTGGTTGACGTAAATTGCCGACTCCAAACTCCGATCGACTAAGTTCAGCCAGTTGATCGAATCCTCGATATTGGTCCGGTACTGGTCCAGACGGGTGATGGATGTCCGCAGGTTCAATATCTGATTGATCCTGACCGGGCTGTCCGAAGGCGCCAGCACCGATCTCCCCGACGAGAGTTCATCCTGGACGCGGACGAGGCGGCGCAGGATCTGGTTCAGGTTC
Coding sequences:
- the flgL gene encoding flagellar hook-associated protein FlgL; amino-acid sequence: MRVTQKILTDRVMGNLNQILRRLVRVQDELSSGRSVLAPSDSPVRINQILNLRTSITRLDQYRTNIEDSINWLNLVDRSLESAIYVNQTVNTIALQAANGTLTSSDRDILASQVERYLEEMVGNGNISFAGKYLFSGTQTLSRPFSLPSGTPEDRRIRTGQALHMAIQGGGYFQLVKFNDAGYQEIFYTRDGSFEIQWYENELAQTVGRIVNRDGIPLLVTQDGTVGTGALVLPRDYKTIEIGQNGTVTVTRSDNTQDTYQIQLARFREVFALTEAGPGLFRKSDRYTGTPIVDHPMVSGLGTLYSGYRETTAKISYHGNAGRITHEVESGTTMAVGFPGDEILFRGFEAGGSERPVIRNEELAFTVNGREVIIDNTGGSLTKIQSLVNRLNMEFNADMQLRHEIYAATDGQRILLRSRTEDVLEFKEITGTPLQDWGIVGYSRIGSGEISVFPSGGEEIIVNGKTLILDASPDVNTLLADLVNKLAADPDLSGRVFAGWNTAGNGIELYTNDGSALVLADGAGGLLTTWGMLNSNGFVVPGNSSPVILEAREAEGALKILRDMEHYLRTNDFAKISSSALGRLRETLDTLIKARSQAGARTLRMETHLTRFDDFSVNFKRLLSHNEDIDVAAVAMRLKEHENVYQMALAAAARAIQPTLLNFLR
- the fliW gene encoding flagellar assembly protein FliW, with protein sequence MLIETLYFGPMEVEPEKLILFPWGLPGFEEYKRFILLEEEGFLWLQSADSSEVVFALCDPFLYFRNYEIDIPTADCGSLAIIDHENVIVLSMMNVLSPTEIGVNLLAPLVINCQLRMGKQVILENSAYRVRHILQLDNHPEDAGVPAF